From Paraflavitalea devenefica, the proteins below share one genomic window:
- a CDS encoding ABC transporter permease — MLRNFFKVAYRNLFRNKGYSFINIGGLAIGMAVSILIGLWIHDELSFNRSHKNYDRIGQVWQFVQFGAEKSSYNVMPIPLAAELRNSYPDFEHVSLSKGSSDILAAGDKKFTETGQYVEPDFATMLSLPMQSGSIQGLKDMHAIFLSATLAKHLFGEQDPINQLITINNKYSVKVTGVYQDFPANSAFRDVSFLGTWDLYASSEKWVMDSKTEWDNNSWQIYVQLKEGADFKQVSAKIKDIRMKKDDPPAYKPAFFLHPMSRWHLYSDFKDGVNTGGLIQFVWLFGIIGVFVLLLACINFMNLSTARSERRAREVGIRKAIGSARRQLILQFLSESLLIAFIAFVFSIVLVQLSLPVFNNITGKSMHIPWYQAPFWLCALSVCFITGLMAGSYPSLYLSSFNPIRVLKGTFKAGRYAALPRRVLVVVQFSVSIILIIATAIVFRQVQYARDRPAGYSRNSLIEIKMNTPELSEHFEALQTDLLQTGAVEGFAASSDPVTEQGGGTTDIRWQGKAPDIRPLVMSNKITHDYGKTIGWQLKEGRDFSRTFKTDSGSIIINEAAVKLMAFKQPLDQTITLSGRNYQVIGVIGDMIRESPFSPVKPTVFVLGSRGLNVMNLKLSQQGNIRESLSKVAPVFKKHNPAGPFDYKFVDAAYQRKFSHEELIGQLAGFFSILAIFISCLGLFGMASFTAEQRTREIGVRKVLGASVFNVWKLLSKEFIFLVMLSFLIAVPVAWYFMHNWLQNYEYRASLSWWIFAAAGAGALFITILTVSFQAIRAGLQNPVKSLRTE; from the coding sequence ATGCTCCGGAATTTCTTCAAAGTCGCCTACCGGAACCTTTTCCGGAACAAGGGTTACTCTTTTATTAATATTGGCGGGTTGGCAATCGGGATGGCGGTGTCTATATTGATTGGTTTATGGATCCACGACGAACTTTCCTTTAACCGGTCGCACAAAAATTATGACCGGATCGGCCAGGTGTGGCAGTTTGTACAATTTGGCGCTGAGAAATCCTCTTACAATGTAATGCCCATTCCACTGGCGGCCGAACTTCGCAACAGCTATCCCGATTTTGAACATGTCAGCCTGTCGAAAGGAAGCAGTGATATACTTGCTGCAGGAGATAAAAAATTTACGGAGACCGGTCAGTATGTGGAGCCTGATTTTGCAACGATGTTATCACTGCCTATGCAGTCAGGTTCGATACAAGGCTTAAAAGATATGCATGCTATCTTTTTATCAGCTACGCTAGCAAAGCATCTTTTTGGAGAGCAGGATCCGATTAACCAGCTTATCACAATTAACAATAAGTATAGTGTAAAGGTAACCGGTGTGTATCAGGATTTTCCAGCGAACAGTGCATTCAGGGATGTGTCATTCCTGGGTACCTGGGACTTGTATGCATCCAGTGAAAAGTGGGTCATGGATTCTAAAACTGAATGGGATAATAATTCCTGGCAGATCTATGTACAGCTAAAAGAAGGCGCGGATTTCAAACAGGTCTCCGCCAAGATCAAAGATATCCGTATGAAAAAGGATGATCCGCCTGCCTATAAACCTGCCTTCTTTCTTCACCCCATGAGCCGCTGGCATCTCTATTCAGATTTTAAGGATGGCGTCAATACAGGCGGTTTAATCCAATTTGTATGGCTTTTTGGGATCATCGGTGTTTTCGTGCTGTTGCTCGCCTGTATTAATTTCATGAACCTGAGTACGGCCCGGTCCGAACGCAGGGCACGGGAAGTTGGCATTCGCAAAGCAATCGGTTCAGCACGCCGTCAACTTATTCTTCAATTTTTGAGTGAATCATTACTCATTGCTTTTATTGCCTTTGTTTTTTCCATTGTGCTGGTACAATTGAGCTTACCTGTTTTCAATAATATAACCGGTAAAAGCATGCATATACCCTGGTATCAGGCGCCATTCTGGTTATGCGCCCTCAGTGTTTGTTTCATTACCGGATTGATGGCAGGAAGTTATCCATCCCTTTATCTTTCCTCTTTTAATCCGATCAGGGTACTAAAAGGGACTTTTAAAGCCGGACGCTATGCCGCCTTACCCCGAAGGGTACTTGTAGTGGTGCAGTTTAGTGTTTCCATTATACTGATCATTGCCACTGCCATCGTTTTCCGCCAGGTACAATATGCCAGGGACCGCCCGGCAGGATACAGCCGTAACAGCCTGATCGAAATCAAGATGAATACGCCTGAGCTCTCCGAACATTTTGAAGCCTTACAAACTGACTTGCTGCAAACAGGAGCTGTGGAAGGATTTGCCGCTTCATCGGACCCGGTAACAGAACAAGGCGGTGGCACTACCGATATCAGGTGGCAAGGTAAAGCACCGGATATACGTCCGTTGGTGATGTCGAATAAGATAACACATGATTATGGCAAAACCATTGGCTGGCAATTAAAGGAAGGCCGTGATTTCTCCCGTACTTTCAAAACGGATTCGGGTTCGATCATTATTAACGAGGCGGCCGTAAAACTCATGGCCTTTAAACAACCCCTTGACCAAACGATCACGTTAAGTGGCCGTAATTACCAGGTAATCGGCGTCATTGGTGATATGATCCGGGAATCACCTTTCAGCCCGGTAAAGCCAACCGTATTTGTATTGGGAAGCAGGGGCCTGAACGTTATGAACCTAAAGTTGTCACAACAAGGGAATATCCGGGAGTCTTTAAGCAAAGTAGCACCTGTTTTCAAAAAGCATAATCCTGCCGGCCCGTTCGACTATAAGTTTGTAGATGCAGCCTATCAAAGGAAGTTTTCCCATGAAGAGCTGATCGGTCAACTCGCCGGCTTCTTTTCTATTCTTGCGATCTTTATCAGTTGCCTTGGCTTGTTTGGCATGGCTTCTTTTACGGCCGAACAACGCACCCGCGAGATCGGCGTGAGAAAGGTGTTGGGCGCTTCTGTATTCAATGTGTGGAAATTGCTGTCAAAAGAATTCATCTTCCTGGTGATGTTATCTTTTCTGATCGCTGTACCTGTTGCCTGGTATTTTATGCATAACTGGTTACAAAATTATGAATACAGGGCCAGCCTATCCTGGTGGATCTTTGCAGCGGCCGGGGCAGGTGCACTATTCATCACCATCCTCACAGTCAGCTTCCAGGCCATCCGGGCAGGACTTCAAAATCCGGTAAAGAGCTTAAGAACTGAATAG
- a CDS encoding Crp/Fnr family transcriptional regulator: MTTNLKKFISRFVTLSDDELDEIAGKFKRKVVKKNGYVLRQGDTCKDFVFVDKGCLRLYYVKDGIEVSVWFAFQPSSAIEVYSFISEKPSDYFMQAIEDSQVLVLPKTELKKIYQSHPKMQEMMRNFWEAVLLDLISRFTALETDTAEKRYRDLLNNTDYLETLPQKYLASFIGVTPTSLSRIRKRIRKDH, encoded by the coding sequence ATGACAACTAACCTAAAAAAATTTATTAGCAGATTTGTTACCCTTTCAGATGATGAATTGGATGAGATCGCCGGTAAGTTTAAACGAAAGGTGGTTAAAAAGAATGGTTATGTATTGCGGCAGGGCGATACCTGCAAAGATTTTGTATTTGTTGACAAAGGCTGTCTGCGTTTATATTATGTGAAAGATGGTATTGAAGTATCCGTGTGGTTTGCTTTTCAGCCTTCATCCGCCATTGAAGTGTATAGCTTTATCAGCGAAAAACCTTCAGACTATTTTATGCAGGCAATAGAAGACAGCCAGGTGTTGGTTCTTCCCAAGACAGAACTAAAGAAAATCTATCAATCTCACCCCAAGATGCAGGAGATGATGAGAAATTTTTGGGAAGCTGTGCTTCTTGACCTGATCAGCCGGTTTACAGCATTGGAAACAGATACTGCAGAGAAACGTTACAGGGACCTGTTAAATAACACCGACTATTTGGAAACGCTGCCACAAAAATACCTCGCTTCTTTTATTGGCGTTACGCCCACCTCGCTTAGCCGGATCAGGAAAAGAATCCGCAAAGATCATTAG
- a CDS encoding SRPBCC family protein, whose protein sequence is MNADIRINVVIKATPEKVYKAVTTQEGIESWWCKHTTAKPEVEFVNIFIFGKFRNEMEVTKLVPNKRVEWKCINSIEEWIGTVISFDMEEKEGTTLLRFAQSGWRAATDTFAGCTYDWALFMKSLKSFCETGTGTPS, encoded by the coding sequence ATGAATGCAGATATTAGAATTAATGTAGTGATAAAAGCTACTCCCGAAAAAGTTTATAAAGCTGTTACAACGCAGGAAGGGATAGAAAGCTGGTGGTGTAAACATACCACAGCCAAACCTGAAGTGGAATTTGTGAACATCTTTATTTTTGGAAAATTCCGGAACGAAATGGAAGTTACTAAGCTTGTCCCCAACAAAAGAGTAGAATGGAAATGCATCAACTCGATTGAAGAATGGATTGGCACCGTCATTTCTTTCGATATGGAAGAAAAAGAAGGAACTACCCTTTTACGCTTTGCACAATCCGGTTGGAGAGCAGCTACGGATACTTTTGCAGGTTGCACTTATGACTGGGCTTTATTTATGAAGAGCCTGAAATCCTTTTGTGAAACAGGAACCGGAACACCTTCTTAA
- a CDS encoding nuclear transport factor 2 family protein: MTKTTSNKVMTTQEVAARFNELAQQEKWFEIQDEFFADNVRSIDPQNSPYFGYAEGKSAVRKKGEDFVKRIEAVHRVYTSEPLVSGNHFALGREKDITVQGHGRIQINQIMLYEVKDGQIVLEQFFY; this comes from the coding sequence ATGACAAAAACAACAAGCAATAAAGTAATGACAACCCAGGAGGTTGCAGCACGATTCAATGAACTTGCTCAGCAAGAAAAATGGTTTGAGATCCAGGATGAGTTTTTTGCAGACAATGTAAGAAGCATAGACCCCCAGAATTCACCGTATTTCGGTTATGCCGAAGGTAAATCTGCTGTTCGCAAAAAGGGCGAGGACTTTGTAAAACGCATAGAAGCGGTTCATAGGGTTTATACAAGCGAGCCTCTGGTAAGCGGTAATCATTTTGCATTAGGAAGAGAAAAAGATATCACGGTGCAGGGGCACGGGAGAATACAAATCAATCAGATAATGCTGTATGAAGTAAAAGACGGTCAAATTGTATTAGAGCAATTCTTTTATTGA
- a CDS encoding NADPH-dependent F420 reductase translates to MTRSATREEFAEQKKQSNKMKIGIIGAGEMGGTLIRQYSKAGHRVKMANSGETEKLKSLAVETGASAVKLAEVVTDVDVIVIAIPLIGIPKLPASLFKNTSTNTTIIDTCNYYPIRDGIIEDIENGMPESVWVTNQLQRPVIKAYNSILYRSLVNSGLTKGIVSRLALPIAGDDKQSKDLVSILVDNSGFDSLDYGSLQDSWRQQPGSPAYCTDLTLTQLQKSIKKARKELLPERRELGLKFILTHDPELWMDNVNHNRKIYESDLDA, encoded by the coding sequence TTGACCAGATCTGCGACTCGCGAAGAGTTCGCTGAACAAAAGAAACAATCAAATAAAATGAAAATAGGAATTATTGGCGCCGGAGAGATGGGAGGTACTTTGATACGACAATACTCAAAGGCAGGTCACCGTGTAAAAATGGCTAATTCCGGTGAAACCGAAAAACTTAAAAGTTTAGCTGTAGAAACAGGAGCTTCAGCAGTTAAATTAGCAGAGGTTGTTACTGATGTTGATGTAATTGTTATAGCTATTCCATTGATTGGAATACCTAAATTGCCAGCAAGTCTATTTAAAAATACCTCAACTAACACTACCATTATTGATACTTGTAACTATTATCCCATAAGAGATGGTATAATTGAAGATATTGAGAATGGAATGCCCGAAAGTGTTTGGGTGACGAATCAACTTCAACGGCCTGTTATAAAGGCTTACAATAGTATTCTTTATCGTTCTCTGGTTAATTCGGGTCTTACCAAAGGTATTGTATCGCGTTTAGCACTTCCTATTGCCGGAGATGATAAACAATCAAAAGATTTGGTATCTATTCTCGTTGATAATAGTGGATTTGATTCTTTAGACTATGGATCCCTTCAAGATTCATGGAGACAGCAGCCAGGAAGTCCTGCGTATTGTACTGACTTAACTTTGACTCAACTGCAAAAATCCATTAAAAAGGCAAGGAAAGAATTATTACCTGAAAGACGTGAACTCGGGTTGAAATTTATTTTGACGCATGATCCGGAACTGTGGATGGATAACGTGAACCATAATAGAAAAATCTATGAAAGTGATTTAGATGCCTAA
- a CDS encoding DMT family transporter gives MNELKKNNTITWAGFAITLLGAIMFSTKAIIVKLAFAHVAVDALTLLTLRMVFSLPFYVGAAWVVTKQPGATPLTRRQWLIVLVLGIFGYYLSSLFDFVGLQYISAGLERLILFLYPTFAVLINAFVFKQPVRRVQQIALTLTYAGIGLAYFGELRVDTHNPNFFYGSLLIFLCAITYSVYIAGSGYIIPKIGAAKFTAYAMLAATGGIFIHFLFAGSFKALQESSGLWWYGLLLAVVATVIPSFLISYGMKKIGSNNVAIISSIGPVSTILQAHFVLGEHIFLEQIAGTVLVIIGVLLIGWKREAATN, from the coding sequence ATGAACGAGCTTAAAAAAAATAATACGATTACGTGGGCAGGATTTGCGATCACTTTGCTGGGGGCCATTATGTTCTCCACCAAGGCCATTATTGTGAAGCTGGCTTTTGCCCATGTTGCCGTAGATGCTTTAACGTTGCTCACCCTGCGCATGGTGTTTTCCCTGCCCTTTTATGTGGGCGCCGCCTGGGTGGTGACTAAACAGCCTGGCGCCACGCCGCTTACCCGGCGGCAGTGGTTGATCGTGCTGGTGCTGGGCATTTTTGGTTATTACCTGAGCAGTTTGTTTGATTTCGTGGGACTACAATATATTTCTGCAGGGCTGGAGCGGCTGATCCTGTTCCTCTACCCCACTTTTGCTGTGCTCATCAATGCATTCGTGTTTAAGCAACCCGTGCGGCGTGTACAGCAAATAGCGCTGACGCTCACTTATGCGGGCATCGGGCTGGCCTATTTTGGGGAGCTGCGGGTAGATACCCATAACCCTAACTTTTTTTATGGCAGTCTGTTGATTTTCCTCTGCGCCATTACTTATTCTGTTTATATAGCCGGCAGCGGGTATATTATTCCCAAGATAGGCGCCGCCAAGTTCACGGCTTATGCCATGCTGGCCGCTACGGGCGGCATTTTTATTCATTTCCTGTTTGCCGGCAGTTTCAAGGCTTTACAGGAAAGTTCGGGGCTGTGGTGGTATGGTCTGCTACTGGCTGTGGTAGCAACGGTAATCCCCTCTTTCCTGATCTCGTATGGCATGAAGAAGATAGGCTCGAATAATGTGGCCATTATTTCCAGCATCGGGCCTGTATCCACGATCCTGCAGGCGCATTTTGTATTGGGAGAACACATTTTCCTGGAACAAATTGCGGGCACTGTACTGGTAATCATTGGGGTATTGCTGATAGGCTGGAAAAGGGAGGCTGCCACCAATTAA
- a CDS encoding 2,3,4,5-tetrahydropyridine-2,6-dicarboxylate N-succinyltransferase has translation MELQQLITEAWNNRELLKENKYSEAVRSVIAEVDKGLLRVASPGEQGWTVNEWVKQAILLYFGIQQMQTWTVGPFEFYDKMLLKSNYKDLGVRAVPHAIARHGAYIARNVVLMPSYVNIGAYVDEGTMVDTWATVGSCAQIGKGVHLSGGVGIGGVLEPLQASPVIIEDGCFIGSRCIVVEGVIVEKEAVLGANVVLTKSTKIIDVSGPEPVEYKGRVPARSVVIPGSYTKKFPAGEYQVGCALIIGQRKASTDLKTSLNDALRDFNVSV, from the coding sequence ATGGAATTACAACAACTGATCACAGAAGCCTGGAATAACCGGGAATTGTTAAAAGAGAATAAATATAGTGAAGCGGTAAGATCGGTCATTGCCGAAGTGGACAAGGGTCTGTTACGTGTAGCATCTCCCGGTGAGCAGGGCTGGACGGTGAACGAGTGGGTAAAGCAGGCTATCCTGTTGTATTTTGGCATCCAGCAGATGCAGACCTGGACAGTAGGTCCTTTTGAGTTCTATGACAAAATGCTGCTGAAAAGTAATTATAAAGACCTGGGCGTCCGTGCCGTGCCGCACGCGATTGCCCGTCACGGCGCTTATATTGCCAGGAATGTGGTGCTGATGCCTTCGTATGTAAATATCGGCGCTTATGTAGATGAGGGCACCATGGTGGATACCTGGGCTACGGTGGGCAGTTGCGCGCAGATCGGCAAGGGCGTGCACCTGAGTGGCGGCGTAGGTATTGGCGGCGTACTGGAACCTTTACAGGCATCGCCGGTGATCATTGAAGATGGTTGCTTCATTGGCAGCCGCTGTATTGTAGTAGAGGGTGTGATCGTTGAAAAAGAAGCCGTGCTGGGCGCCAATGTGGTGCTGACCAAGAGCACGAAGATCATTGATGTGAGCGGTCCTGAGCCGGTGGAATACAAGGGCCGTGTACCCGCCCGCAGTGTGGTAATACCAGGTTCTTATACCAAGAAATTCCCGGCCGGCGAATACCAGGTGGGCTGCGCCCTGATCATCGGGCAACGCAAGGCCAGCACTGACCTGAAGACCAGCCTGAATGATGCGCTCAGGGATTTTAATGTGAGTGTGTAA
- a CDS encoding L-threonylcarbamoyladenylate synthase — translation MDFNTDVENSLAALQAGGIILYPTDTIWGIGCDATNAAAVRKIYELKKRPAEKSMIVLLADERDLLQYVANPDLAIFDYLDTVTKPTTVIYEGAIGLADNLVNEDGSIAIRIVQETFCRHLIKRFRKPIVSTSANFSNEPAPRTFAEIPEAIRQQVDYVVQYRQNDATIAAPSAVVRWERGQVTVIRP, via the coding sequence ATGGATTTTAATACCGATGTGGAAAACAGCCTGGCAGCATTGCAGGCAGGCGGGATCATACTCTATCCTACCGATACCATCTGGGGCATCGGTTGCGATGCCACCAATGCGGCTGCAGTGCGCAAGATCTATGAGCTCAAGAAAAGGCCGGCGGAAAAAAGCATGATCGTACTGCTGGCCGATGAGCGTGACCTGTTGCAATATGTAGCCAATCCCGACCTGGCCATCTTTGATTACCTTGATACCGTGACCAAACCCACCACCGTTATCTATGAGGGCGCCATCGGCCTGGCCGATAACCTAGTGAACGAGGATGGTTCCATCGCTATCCGGATCGTGCAGGAAACCTTTTGCAGGCACCTCATCAAGCGTTTTCGCAAGCCCATTGTATCTACTTCTGCCAACTTCAGCAATGAACCGGCCCCCCGTACCTTTGCAGAGATACCGGAAGCGATCAGGCAACAGGTGGATTATGTGGTGCAATACCGGCAAAATGATGCTACTATTGCAGCGCCATCTGCTGTAGTGCGATGGGAGCGGGGACAGGTAACAGTGATCAGGCCGTAA
- a CDS encoding glycosyltransferase family 9 protein yields MQFLVIQTAFIGDVVLATGIIEKLHRHFPDAQIDFMVRKGNEGLLKNHPFLREVLVWNKQQDKMKNLLKLLRYVRARQYDKVINVQRFAATGLLTTFSGAKETIGFDKNPFSRFFTKKIKHIISDGLTTRHEVERNNELIKEFTGDDIMKPRLYPSAADEAAVKPYQQAPYITISPASVWFTKQYPADKWILFLNRLTPSWHVYLLGGPGDAEIAETIQQGAPHLTITNLCGKLNFLQSTALMKGAVMNYVNDSAPMHFASAVNAPVTAVYCSTLPSFGFGPLSDKRFIVEVEEPLPCRPCGLHGRKACPLGHFKCAYNIKEEQLLASLK; encoded by the coding sequence GTGCAATTCCTCGTCATACAAACCGCTTTTATTGGTGATGTGGTGCTGGCAACAGGCATCATTGAAAAACTGCACCGCCATTTCCCCGATGCGCAGATCGACTTCATGGTGCGCAAAGGCAACGAAGGATTGCTAAAAAACCATCCTTTCCTGCGCGAAGTGCTGGTATGGAACAAACAGCAGGATAAAATGAAGAACCTGCTGAAGCTGCTGCGCTATGTACGCGCCCGGCAATACGATAAAGTCATCAACGTACAACGTTTTGCCGCTACCGGCCTGCTTACTACCTTTTCCGGGGCTAAGGAAACCATTGGTTTTGATAAAAACCCTTTCAGCCGGTTCTTTACGAAGAAAATAAAGCACATCATCAGCGATGGTCTTACCACCCGGCATGAAGTGGAGCGGAATAATGAGCTCATCAAAGAATTTACCGGCGATGACATCATGAAGCCCCGCTTATATCCTTCAGCAGCCGATGAAGCAGCGGTAAAGCCCTACCAGCAGGCTCCCTACATCACCATTTCACCTGCTTCAGTATGGTTTACCAAGCAATACCCGGCCGATAAATGGATACTTTTTCTGAACCGCCTCACACCTTCCTGGCACGTATACCTGCTGGGAGGGCCCGGTGATGCGGAAATAGCGGAAACCATTCAGCAGGGTGCGCCACACCTGACCATTACCAACCTCTGCGGCAAATTGAACTTCCTGCAGTCCACCGCCCTCATGAAAGGGGCGGTGATGAATTATGTAAATGATTCGGCGCCCATGCACTTTGCCTCTGCCGTCAATGCGCCGGTTACGGCTGTATACTGTTCCACTTTACCCTCTTTTGGTTTCGGGCCTTTGTCCGATAAACGGTTCATTGTAGAAGTAGAGGAACCGCTTCCCTGCCGTCCCTGCGGGTTACATGGCCGCAAAGCCTGTCCGTTGGGACATTTTAAATGTGCGTATAACATTAAAGAAGAGCAATTATTGGCTTCACTAAAATAA